The Portunus trituberculatus isolate SZX2019 chromosome 19, ASM1759143v1, whole genome shotgun sequence genome contains a region encoding:
- the LOC123506106 gene encoding uncharacterized protein LOC123506106 yields MKLKHRSVCQTMLLPIPLESVGSTLPLVLVQNTCKRELKVMRGMLSPTTVYSTQSRAWSVTAGSAFLLQYPSVVRDSWQRLRNKHSKVPADILDIASNNERCVRLVS; encoded by the exons ATGAAACTGAAGCACCGAAGCGTATGTCAGACGATGTTACTTCCGATCCCGTTGGAGTCCGTCGGTAGCACTCTCCCATTGGTACTCGTCCAG AACACTTGTAAACGGGAGTTGAAGGTCATGAGAGGTATGCTGTCTCCAACAACCGTGTATTCAACGCAATCCAGAG CGTGGTCCGTGACGGCTGGCAGCGCCTTCCTCCTGCAGTACCCCAGCGTGGTCCGTGACAGCTGGCAGCGCCTTCGCAACAAACACTCCAAGGTGCCTGCTGACATATTGGACATAGCTAGTAATAATGAACGGTGTGTTAGACTCGTGAGCTGA